Within the Acinonyx jubatus isolate Ajub_Pintada_27869175 chromosome E4, VMU_Ajub_asm_v1.0, whole genome shotgun sequence genome, the region AATGCCACTGGAGACTCGGGCTCTGAGCTTCCAGAACAACTCGGGCACCTCACTGGAGTCACTCTGGTACAGGAGCTCCTGGCGTCCTCACACCCAGGAGCAGCTGCGTGGGCCCGTCCCTGCTGGCATGATCACCTTCACCCCGAGTCGGACGTGGGTCCACGGGGCTGGCAGAGCCGGTGCCAGCAGCCTCAAGGTAAGCAGGGCTTCTGGATGTGATGGCGGGAAAGCAGGTTCACCACGGTGAGAAGCTTTCCAACTATGCTAACAGGCTGTTAAGTTTGGACAAAGCCGGGCTCACACAGATTCCCCTTTCTAGGCTCACGTCTGCATTTCCTGGTTCTGCAGAAGCCCCTGTTCAACCTTTCAGTTTAGGGCATCCGAAGAAGTCTGTAGAACAaagattttgattttgttgtGACTTGTTGGTTCTGCCACTTTTTTGCAGCCTTTCTGTATCGAGTAACGATTCTCAGCTGTTAATGGCCCCGAactcttgcttttgttttccccagCTGCTGCCCCCAACACCTACTCAGATAGGTGCACTGGATCTGGGACCCCGAGGGACGCCCCGGCTCTGCTGCCGCATTTCCCAATCTTTCTTGCCCTCAGTTTGCACGTTATAAAGTCAGGTCACGCTGCCGACTTCAACAGTTGTTAAGGGTTGGATGACTGGTGGGTGAAACAGGGCCACATGGGCGGACATCAACACTTAGGAttcctcaccccttcccttcctctcttccaccTCGAGTAGAGCCTTTCTGCTAAACTGTGCTAAACGATTTAGTTTCTGCTAAACtgctaaattattatttaaataatttaaacaatatttaaaacaaagaaagtaaaaaccacCTATATTCCAGGCACATTGGGCAATTATGTAAGTAATGTAAAATCACTCCCTTGTTTGGTAATCAGTCCCTCACTGGACTCCACTACCCACAGGGAGCCTCTGCTACAAGTTTCATGTGTAtcactgtaaatattttattcgaaactctttttttcccccacttaacAGGAAACCATGGGTATCTTCCCAGGTCAGCTTATAAATACCTGCATCACTATGTTAAGGGTGACACACAGTATCCCATAGTGTTACTGAACCATGGGTCCACTGGCAAACATCAGGTTATTTTCAAGTTCTTGTCGCCAACATCCCCACACATGTGTCCGACACTCTCTCACTGGCATTTCCAGAGGAATGGGTCCTAAAACGGGACTCTTGTATCACAGACTATAAACGTTCACCGTGTTGTTAAAACTGCCATCTTGACATATTGTATTGATTTTCACTCATCCAAAACAGTGCCTCTTTCCCTCATTGTCCCCAGTCTTCAGTTCTGGCCCATCTGTTAGGTTAAGATGGCATGTCACCTAGCGGGTAGATTGCCCTGTACTCCTTCTGCAAAGTGCCTGTTtatgtcatttgcccattttctgaCTGGGTGACCTTTTCTTTTAGCTTTGTATGGTAGAGGTACTAATCCCTTGTCTGTTGTAGATGTAAAACTGGTTTTCTTGCAGGTAGTCATTTGTCCTTTGTGATGATCTAACTACTCTGGGCTCTTGGGAGGCAAGGCACCTCCACCTGCAGATGGTTCAGGGCCAAGCTCAGCAGTGTCTGCTGCATAAATAAGTGAATCTACACGTGGATGGCAGATCAATCAAGGGACAGTCAGTCTGCATTAGTGAAAACTCTACAttaggagattaaaaaaatttttatgtttatttatttttgagagagagagagagagcatgagcaggggaggggcagagagagagggagacacagaatcggaagcaggctccaggctctgagctgtcagcacagtgtctgatgtggggcttgacctcgcgaacagcaagatcatgacctgagccagagtcggacactcaaccgactgagccacccgggtgccccatggagatttaaaaaacaaaatgtatattctgGAAATCGTGTCCATTTTCTGAAAGATTCATCTTCAGTTCAGATCATTGCAGAAAAACCACTGTGGGTCATGGATGTTACTTTTCAATCCCTGGGCATCCTGAGGCCCTCAGAATGAATACGACACACATACATCATGCAGCAGTGCCCATATATGTAAATAGCACATAGGAAACTAGAAAACTGTGCATCTACCTTGACTAAGAACTAAACAAAGATTAACACGCTAATATGTAATCGTGTCATGAGGCATCCTACAGACTGCTAAACTGCACACAATATCAAGGGATCATTAACCATGTTTCTAAtgactttattttggggggtttaTGTCATAGAAAAAACTCTGGGCTCCTAGCTTGGCACCGGTCAACTGAGTGACCAGGTTAAGTCCCTCAACCTTGATTTcatcatctgtgaacagagatttCCGCCCAGCTTACGTCCACCACTCATCACCCAATCTGCACCTGGCAGACCTCTCATGGTACAGGTCATGTGATTTAAGCGAGGAGCACAGGGgcgccggggggtggggggctcagtcagttgtgtccgacttgatttcggctcggggcacgatcctagggtcatggggttgagccccgtgtcgggctccgtgctgacagtgtggagcctgcttgggattctctctgtcttttcctctgcccccctcccttgctcactctctctccaaaatggaagaaataaaaatttttaaaaaattaaatgaggatCACGTACAGGTGACCCCAAGAGTATAGTGGATGGAACCATTGGTGCAACTTCTAGAACATAAGCAAATGCAACTTACTGCAAACACAGGGAGACGGACTGGAGAGGGATAAAGTCTTTGTCACTTTCAAGCGTTTGCTGAAATGCCCACACTGGAGACACCGTGTGCGCACGTTCTCCACACCACGCGCACCTGCTACCACACCGGCACGTGCACAGACGGCGTCCGTGACACAGAGCCAGCTGACAGCCCGCAGACCGTGCTCCCGAGAGGACAGAGTGACCACGGCTGGGGCGGCACTGTGCAGGGAGTGTGCCTCGTCGAGTCCCTGCCGCCCTGAGGGGGGAGGGCGTCGCCGGCTTTAGTTGATAGATTCCGAAGGTGAATCTTCCCTCCATCTTTGGTTAAGGCCTTGCTCCTTCATCCCAGGCAATCCTAATATTCACGAGGCACTTGGACCCTCGTCCCAACACCTTCACGTCTCCACTTGAACAGGTGTCTTCTTGTTCAGTTATCTgctttgcaaatttctttttcttgggggCGTCAGCTCTGCTCCTTACGGACTGAAGCTTTCCTAAAGGCAGGGCTCCCCCTCCTCGGCCTCCCTCCCCGTGCCCTGCGCGCATGGCTTTCAGTGAGGCTCTTTTCCCGTGAGCTGCCGTAGGGGCTCCATCTCTCAAGGACTCGgtctagtgagggagacagagaatcaggcGGTTGTTAGCACCGGTGCCAGAGGGACCCGACGCCAGCGACCAGGGCGGTTTCCTGTGGCCGTTCAGGACGCCACACTGTGTGAAGGACCATCGCCTGATTCTCCCAGACCCAAATACGGCAGCACAACACAAAGAACTGGTCTCCCCTCCTGCCCGAAGGGGCTCCCGATTCAGGATGAGCTCTGCAACCCGCGGGGTTTGCAGCTATCAAcccacagatgagaaaaatcagTTTTCGTTTCCAGAGCAAGATCTGTCCCTACATGTTTTCTAAGTCACAGCGGTTTAGAGGAGGGACTGAATTCGGTCTCAAAGTTTGCTTCTCTAGCCTCCGCTTACCCTGGGACAGACAAGCAAGCGCTGTGTGGTCTGTCAGTCTGGCGGGGAAGGCCCCCTGCCTGACATTCGCCGCCTGGACCGTGTGATAGGTCTGCAGCCACACGAGAATGTTCCATagtttgccccccaccccctcggtGCGAACCACCGAGAACACATCGCAGCTTAGCTGTTCTGCTTGATCTGAGCACAGGAAGCGCGGCCCCCACGTCACCGAAGTCACAGGGTGGGGCCGCTCACCACTGGACGTCCCCCGACAGAGCTCCCGCCACCACTTACCTTCTTACTCAGCTTAAAAGTTGACGGCTCTCAAGGTGACCAAAATCCAAGCCCTTGGAGAAAGTCCAGGCCGGAAGGGAAGAGCCCTTCTGAATGAAAGAGGCTTTGCTGTCCGCCCCGCCCGAACCGTAAACCGCCCCAGGTCTCAGGAGGGCCAAGCTGATGTGCCATGGACGCCCGTCCCTGACAGCAAGCCACCGCCACTGCCTTCACGTGGATGGACCCGTGCTGCCCCCGGTCATTTGCTCGGCTGCTCCCGTGTGCACACGCTGTGCTCTCCAAACCTTATGAGAACACAAGTTactctcttggttttgtttttcttcatgaaaatCCCAAAATTTGGGCTGTTAAAACATTGTTAAGGACAAAAGGCACAAGATTCTACTAATCAACCATGGatactcattccttttttttcatatatttaacgCAAAGATCTGAAACCTCATAGTGTAcaaaaccaaacattaaagaaagtggCTGTTTTACAAAAAGACATTGTAGATTAATATAAAATTGGAAATCAACTAAATGCCAACGAACATTCTGGAAAGATCCATGATCCATAAAGCGTATTTGAACATTACAGTTTCTtctgcattaaagaaaaaaaaaaagatggcctcATGACTTCAACACATTTCTATGTTCATGGCTGTGCCTGAAccttatgaaaaaaaatccaatcgattgaggcgcctgggtggcgcagtcggttaagcgtccgacttcagccaggtcacgatctcgcggtccgtgagttcgagccccgcgtcgggctctgggctgatggctcagagcctggagcctgcttccgattctgtgtctccctctctctctgcccctcccccgttcatgctctgtctctctctgtcccaaaaataaataaacggtgaaaaaaaaaatccaattgaaTCTTCAGATGTTGTTTTTAACAGAgacttaacttttttcttctaaaatgactCTCCTtgttaaagagaaaagacaattgTGTTCGGTCATTGCTTGCTTGTATCTCATTCAGAAAGTGTCGCagctgctggggggtggggaggcggttTCCATGTGAGGCGAGTGAATTAGGACCCCTTCCTAACCTTCTGCAAGACCCCGCCTATAACACTAGTCTTCAAATCACCCGTTGCAGTAATTTCAAAGTTTAGAATGATTATGGCTGCAGCCCAGAGTACCACGATGAAACTTACTATCACAACAGCGGAGCGCAACTTTAGAGAATATCGTTTCGGGAGGCAGGACGTTTTACGGTGACTCACAGGAGAGAGGAACATACGCGGATGACGGGCGGCTTATTTCAATCAACGCAGCTCTTCTCTGAAAAACTTTGTGCTTTCGGCCCACTGCACTTTCCAATCAAGTTGAGATTTAAGAAGTGAGCTCGGAGGGAAAATGTCAGGGACAAACTTGGGAACGTGGGCTCGCAGCCGAAGGTACGTGCTGTTGTGGTAACGGACGGTGTGCAAACACTTCCCAGGGAAAGGGCTCTTTTCCCCACGTGTACTTTGACCTCTTCTCTGCACTGGACAGTGGATGAAATTTCTGTTGAGACAAAACTAGAAACAGGGGCCCTTTGCCACCCAGTAACGacttaaaaaaaagctttctagTCCCAGCTAACAAATTCTTAAAGAAATTCCTTCATGAAAACATAGCTCAAAGCCCAGAGTCCGGGGGTGAACCCACCACACTCAGGGTTCAGGGCAATGAGGCGACGCGGCGGAAAGCCGGACCCGCAGCCCCGGGGCCCACATGTGGCAGAGACTGTGCAGAGGCCACGACTGGGCAGCTGGTGTCTGGCAGGGGGCAGTGGAGGGATGTGTCCGTGGAGGACGTCTTTAGGGACACCGTGCGGCAGAAGGATCAGAGACTGTTCTCACTTCAGAGAGCAGAAGGAGGACCAGATGGGAGAAGACCTACGGGACCAGACCTGGGGGCAGCCATGGGAGTCGGTAGTGAGCCCCTCGTCACGCAAGTGACGAAGGAGCTGGAAAGCTACTTAACGGACCTGTGTGCTGTGTACAGCGAACCATAGGTCCCTTCCGACTCCCGACGGCGTTTTTCAGGCCCTGGAATACCGTTCAGAGCCGATCTGGACAACTATTCCCAGAAAATGAGTGATACAGCTTCGGGAAAGAACGCGGTATTTAAGGCACCTCCCCGGGCTCTCTTCAGAGGACCCAGCTGGAGGCAGATGGGAGGGGGGCACTTCACGGGAGAAGCCCCCTCACCCTGAAAGCTTCAAGGGGGCGTGGTCTGTCTTACCCGCGTCAGTCAAATGCGCCCTATCATGTGCTCTCCGGGCGGACACGTGGCCTGATGCGGacgcagcccccacccccgggttATCAAGTGTAATAAAGGAACAATCGTACATTGTGGCTAGTGTGAAGTCCCCCATTTGGATGTAAACAAGTTATTGGCCTCATGGAAAGTCCACTCATGCAGACGGGCAGAATGCACCATTAATACACCGGGCACATGATCTTTAAGTGAGGCCTCCCTGTTGTGTAGTCCCTGGACCCCAGCCAAGGTGGCTCTAATAAAATCAGGATTTATGCAGGGCGACCAAACGCCCAGATCAGGGTATTGGGGGCAACCTTGTTGCCGGGAGACCTGCGTTTCCGGGCACCTCAGACCCTCGCTCTGTGGCTCGCGGCTACGGGGCGGCAGAGACTCGGATGGGCCCGCTCGTCAGGCCAGGTATAAAGGTAAAAAACTTTATGAACTTTGTActgtttgaaaatataaaatccaaTAATCAGACAACGCTCCTTAGAAATGTGAGTTTGTTGTttctcataaaaaatataaaaatattccatgatttttgacaaagtgcAACTTGTTCCTGCCATTTTTGGGCTCCCTTTCCACACTTACGGGTTTTACCTCCATTTCAAAGGAACAACTGAAAGGCATCAGTTCTGAATTTAGCACTATATTTATTAGAGTGTTTTTATCAACAAGCTTTCACCAGAAAGTTCCGAGTGCGTGAACGCAGGGGGCTCACTGTCCTCACTGTCTGCAGAGTCGCCCTCTGGGCAGGACCCGGGCTGCGCGTCCCCCGTTAGACGGTTAAACACAAACTGTGGTTCATTCTGACCGGACTGTTCCAGATCCTGTGACAAGCACAGCCCTGTGTTCCTGTCTGTCTTGTCCGTCTGGCCCCCTGGACCCGAGCCCTGGCTCCTGGCCCCTCTGCCGCCCTCCACGTGCCCGACGTCTCTGTTCCTAGCAAGCCCCCTTTGGCTGTTCTCAGGATCACAATGCGCTTTTCGTGGGGACCCAGGGCTTCTGCAGACACAGGCCGACGGCCCCACCGTCGGGGGAACGTGCCCCACGCTCGGGAGACCGTGAGTGCGGGTCTTCTCTGGGGCCTGAATGTGCTGCACGGGGTGCAGGACAAAGCTCGTGGGCAGAGGATTCTGCAGTCCCGGTGGCCTCGCTCCGCCCTGCAGGCAGGGACAGTGATGGACGTGCGGGATGGTGCACATGAAGCCTTCGGGGGCCTGGTGTGCGCCCTTCTGCACGTGCACGAGGCTGCCGGCGGGGGCAGCGCACTGGGGACACAGGCCGTCACCCGCCTGCTGGCCGGCATGTGGGCCAGGCGTCAGGTGTCTGTAGGCATCTGGACAAGTGCATGTCTGACTCAGAGAGAAGAAGTGACACACGGCGTGCTGCTCGAGAGGGGGCGGGAACGGGGCACCGCCGCCATCGCCCCCGGGGCCTCTGCTGTACGCGGCACGCACCGGCATCCCGAAGTTCCTTGCGGCGCCGTCGCAAAACTCGGAGCAGATGCGGGTCTCCTCGGAGGCGCTGCCGCTGCGGGACGCcaggggctctaactcataaaACTCATGCTCCATTTCGGATTTGGGGGCCCTGGGATCTAAATGATACGCATTCACGGTGTGTGTTTGTCCCTTGTCCCCGGGGTTCGTGGACACGGCGTGGGAGAAGGCGGAACACTGGAGTCTCCCAGGTAAGGGGATCTGACCACAGGCGCCCTGGGGCCCGAGGCAGCGGCACAGGCACTGGAAGAAGAAGGTGGCGAAAGCCCAGCTGACACACATGATGAGCATCATGAAGGTGCCCAGCTGGGTGTATGCCAGAACCGTGGACGGCATCATCATGGCCCCAGCCACAAAGGTGGTCAGAGCGGCCATGGCCATCGCGGAGCCCATGCGACTCAGGGAGAAGATCACCTTCCCCTCCCGGTCGGCATCCGGGGCCAGGCGGTAAGCGACCCCGTAGTGGACGGCGAAGTCCACAGACAGACCGACCGCCACGGAGATGGTCACCGACTCCAGGACGTTCAGCTCCCAGCCCAGCAGGACGAGAGAGCCCACGGTGACAAATATGGTTCCCGTGATCGAGACGATGGCAAAGAGGCTGATGAAGACGTTCAAGGTGGTGAGCAGCATCACGCTGAACGCCACGGCCACGGAGAGCCCCATGGCGATGAGGGTGCCGTCCGAGAGGCTGTCCTGCAGGTCGTAGAACTCCAGGTTGCTGACGAACCAGCCGTTGCTGAGGCCCTCGGGAGCCGAGCTCAGCTCCCTGGAGATCCACGCGTCCACCTCCTTGTAAAACTGGTGCATCTTCTCATAAGCCAGCGTGAACAGGTAGGTGCTCTGGAACTCGAGCACGACGGCCCTGATGGTGTCGTTGATGTCAAACCTCGGCCCCGGCGTCTTGCTGTCCAGGTGGTACCCGGTGCTCCGTTCCAGCTCCATGATGGCCCTCTTGATGCACAGCTCAAAAATCTCCTGCTTGTAGGGGAAACTCCAGCGCCTGCAGCAGAGGTACAGGGCCGGCTCGTCACAGTCCTGGTTTTCCATCCACTGCTTGAACGTCTCGATGAAGCAGCTCGTGAAATCCTGCTCATCCGTCTGGTGAAAGAAAGTCTGGTTTCTCAGCTTTTGACAGAAGTGCAAGATCCAGACCTGGGAAGCAGGGCTCGCGATGTTAAAGCTGCCATCCAGGGCCAGCTTCCCTTTGCTCTTGGGGTTCAGGGGGTCGCCGTTGTCCTCCGGGGACACGCCCCAGACCACCGTGATGGGCATGTGCAGCTCCTCCCCGCGGTGCACGCGCTCAAACATGAAGAGCTTTTTGTACTCGGCGTCGTAGCGCTCGAAGGGGTGCGAGGCCCTGAAGAGCTGGAACTCGTTCAGCTCCAGGGAGGGGAGCTTCATCTTGGGGTTCACGCACACGACGTAGGCCCCGCCCACGGTCAGGGCCAGGAACCAGAACAGCCAGACGTAGCGAAACTTGATGACCACGCACGGCAACACCTTCTCGAAGAAAACTCGCGAGGCTTCGGAGACGGCGAACAGCAGCCGGTGGCACTTCCGGCGAGCAGCCGCCCAGCAGCTCTTGCTGCCGTACTGCTGCTGCGGCTTTCGGAAGCCGCTGAAGAGGTTGAGGAGGTACCGCTCGTGCAGGACGACGACGGCCGGAAGCCACGTGACCATCAGCACGTAGTTCACCAGGACCGCCGTGCCCGCGTACACGCCGAAGCACCGGATGGCGGTGATGTTGCTCACGTAGTTGGCGTAGAAGGCCGCGGCCGTGGTGAAGCTGGTGACGAACATGGACAGCGCTGCGTGCTGCAGGGTGACGCCCACCGTCTCCGCCGTCCCCGCGTGGGGCTTGTCGCCCTTGGCGTGGCTCCAGACGTCACACAGGACGAACGCGTCGTCTGCGCCAATTCCGACCAAGATGACGAGCGCGGTGAGGTTCATGAACGGGAAGAACTCGAAGCTGAACACCACGCGGTAGAGGAAGTAGGAGACGATCAGGGAGCTGATGACGGCAAACACGGTCATGAGGGTGATGAACAGGGACCGCGTGTAGGCGCACAtgaccagcagcaccagcaggACGGCGATGGCCGGGTAGGCCGTGTCCGTCAGGAGGTGGTCCTGGAACAGGCTGTGCTTGAGGCCGAACTCGATGCCGGCCACGCTGGTGACGCCGTCGGAGCCGTTCCAGGCCACGAAGTTGTCCAGGTAGATGTCCATCATGCTCTCCCCTTTCTCCGTGGGGGAGAAGAGCATGCTGTACCTCAGCGCGGGCGCGGTGGGGTCGGCGGCCTTTGGGGCCGCGAAGTCTTTGTCCACCAGGTAGTGCAGGATCTGGTACACGGCGTTGTACTTGGTGCACTTGCGCGGCACGCCCGTGCACTTGAGCTGGCCCTTCCTCCTGGCCGCCGCGTCCCAGCAGTCGGGCCCGAGCGTGCCGTTGtggtagtgcctggcacaggccCGCAGCAGCTTCAGGGTGTGAGCGACGTCTCGCTCCACGATGTTCTGGCAGGACGACCGGTTGTTGAGGATGGCGATGTAGTTCCCCAGCGTCCAGCTGGGGCAGCAGGACGCGGCCGTGGTCCTCTGGCACAGGTCCCCGAACTGCGGGTGGGCTCTGATCTGTAGAGAGAGACGCGGAGACCGGCGTTTAAAACCGCTTCCCTCAAAGGTCCGAGTTAAGGCGgcctggaggggcggggggcgtcGTATGGGCTAGTTAACCTCCTCCTAGGACGAGGTGGGCGTCCCCCAGGCCTGCGctgcgggcggggagggggggggtgggggccgcaAACTGCTTGGCGCACTGACACGCAAGCGCGAAACCACCAGCGGTTTGGTTTTAAGGAGACAAAGTCAGCGCCTTTTCAGGACGCAGGCCTTCGGAGTCTCTTTAGAAAGCAACAAAAAGGATGGGCCACGCGGCTTACGTATACACACCTGCAGGATTAATTCAGAGAACAGACAACAGCCGTCCAATTGACAGAGGGACAAATGGGTGGCTTTGCCTAAAGCTTCTGGTCGTCGGCATGAAACCTCTGGTGACAGGGAGCTAGATCTCAGCCAGCTTAGCTGGAAGCCAAGACGATATTCCCCAGAAAACCGTCCGCGAGCCCGGAAGTGACCCTGGTGATGTCAGGAGCAATGGTCCTCATTTAAAATATCCCACgtttctggttttttaaaaatatatgtgtacacCTAATGAGACAAGTAAGCAGGCGTTGGTTTCTTCCACATCCTTAAAGGCTTATTCAAGTTGGATAAAACTCCTTTTGGGGTTTGGGGAAAGCACGACAGTTCTGGATTTAGTGTGGACAGCGCCTCATTTAGAACACTGTCCCACCACCGCCCAAACCTGCAAATTACATGAGTGGCCCCCTCCCGAGAGCCAGTTTAGGAAATATCCCCCTTCTCTTGGGCCTGCCAGAGACTTCTCTTCGGAAGGTGGCCCACTCATCTCGGTTTATCAAAGGCTGTTCCAGGGAGGAAACTCCAAAGTTCAAGGAGGGTGTGACTGTTTCTTCTACTGGG harbors:
- the DISP1 gene encoding protein dispatched homolog 1 isoform X2; its protein translation is MAVSSGNRDVVLLSSGGPGALTTCNGDLAAHQLSAEAPGTKACVNGCPRVNGSAKSSRLAADVPQRAPAMCRCPAHRPCPPPATPEPQPDPGLGPCCPRPHSDFPAPPCPHRTPAYQPACGLQPACFCPHCPWPGHFPHQPGPQHTASVSYASLIADWPVVVLGMCTAFIVVCALVGVLVPELPDFSDPLLGFEPRGTTIGQRLVTWNNMVKNTGYKATLANYPFKYADEQAKSHRDDRWSDDHYEREKREVDWDFHRDSFFCDVPSDRYSRVVFTAAGGETLWSLPAIKSMCSIDNARIRAHPQFGDLCQRTTAASCCPSWTLGNYIAILNNRSSCQNIVERDVAHTLKLLRACARHYHNGTLGPDCWDAAARRKGQLKCTGVPRKCTKYNAVYQILHYLVDKDFAAPKAADPTAPALRYSMLFSPTEKGESMMDIYLDNFVAWNGSDGVTSVAGIEFGLKHSLFQDHLLTDTAYPAIAVLLVLLVMCAYTRSLFITLMTVFAVISSLIVSYFLYRVVFSFEFFPFMNLTALVILVGIGADDAFVLCDVWSHAKGDKPHAGTAETVGVTLQHAALSMFVTSFTTAAAFYANYVSNITAIRCFGVYAGTAVLVNYVLMVTWLPAVVVLHERYLLNLFSGFRKPQQQYGSKSCWAAARRKCHRLLFAVSEASRVFFEKVLPCVVIKFRYVWLFWFLALTVGGAYVVCVNPKMKLPSLELNEFQLFRASHPFERYDAEYKKLFMFERVHRGEELHMPITVVWGVSPEDNGDPLNPKSKGKLALDGSFNIASPASQVWILHFCQKLRNQTFFHQTDEQDFTSCFIETFKQWMENQDCDEPALYLCCRRWSFPYKQEIFELCIKRAIMELERSTGYHLDSKTPGPRFDINDTIRAVVLEFQSTYLFTLAYEKMHQFYKEVDAWISRELSSAPEGLSNGWFVSNLEFYDLQDSLSDGTLIAMGLSVAVAFSVMLLTTLNVFISLFAIVSITGTIFVTVGSLVLLGWELNVLESVTISVAVGLSVDFAVHYGVAYRLAPDADREGKVIFSLSRMGSAMAMAALTTFVAGAMMMPSTVLAYTQLGTFMMLIMCVSWAFATFFFQCLCRCLGPQGACGQIPLPGRLQCSAFSHAVSTNPGDKGQTHTVNAYHLDPRAPKSEMEHEFYELEPLASRSGSASEETRICSEFCDGAARNFGMPVRAAYSRGPGGDGGGAPFPPPLEQHAVCHFFSLSQTCTCPDAYRHLTPGPHAGQQAGDGLCPQCAAPAGSLVHVQKGAHQAPEGFMCTIPHVHHCPCLQGGARPPGLQNPLPTSFVLHPVQHIQAPEKTRTHGLPSVGHVPPTVGPSACVCRSPGSPRKAHCDPENSQRGLARNRDVGHVEGGRGARSQGSGPGGQTDKTDRNTGLCLSQDLEQSGQNEPQFVFNRLTGDAQPGSCPEGDSADSEDSEPPAFTHSELSGESLLIKTL